A genomic stretch from Podospora pseudoanserina strain CBS 124.78 chromosome 3, whole genome shotgun sequence includes:
- the RFC5 gene encoding Replication factor C (RF-C) subunit (COG:L; BUSCO:EOG09263OQH; EggNog:ENOG503NWCC), translated as MALIVDKHRPRSLDALTYHDELSDRLRSLAQSGDFPHLLFYGPSGAGKKTRIVATLKELYGPGVEKIKIDARVFQTSSNRKLEFNIVASVYHLEITPSDVGNYDRVVIQDLLKEVAQTQQVDQSARQRFKVVVINEADHLTRDAQAALRRTMEKYSPNLRLILVGESTAGIIAPIRSRCLLVRVARPTVGEVEGVLRGSCEREGWEVREGLVGRVARESGRNLRRALLMLEGVYAQNEKVTDDTPIPPPDWEGLIEQIAQEIMAEHTSARILQVRSKLYDLLTHCIPPTTILKTLTFKLMPLIDDDLKPEVIKWSAFYEHRIKTGTKVIFHLEAFVAKFMRILEMYLMSMDM; from the exons ATGGCACTCATTGTCGACAAGCACCGGCCCAGAAGTCTAGATGCTTTGACATATCATGATGAATTGTCTGATCGACTCCGTTCTTTG GCTCAATCAGGCGActtcccccacctcctcttctacGGCCCTTCCGGAGCAGGCAAAAAGACTCGCATCGTCGCGACGCTCAAAGAGCTGTACGGCCCCGGTGTCGAAAAGATCAAGATTGACGCGCGGGTCTTCCAGACGAGCTCGAACAGGAAGCTCGAGTTTAACATCGTCGCGAGCGTGTATCACCTCGAGATCACGCCGTCGGACGTGGGGAATTATGACAGGGTGGTGATTCAGGACTTGCTGAAGGAGGTGGCGCAGACGCAGCAGGTTGATCAGAGCGCGAGGCAAAGGTTCAAGGTTGTGGTGATTAATGAGGCGGATCACTTGACGAGGGACGCGCAGGCTgcgctgaggaggacgatggagAAGTATAGTCCGAATTTGAGGCTGATCTTGGTTGGGGAGAGCACGGCGGGGATTATTGCTCCGATTAGGAGTCGGTGTTTGCTTGTTAGGGTTGCGAGGCCgacggtgggggaggtggagggggtgttgagggggagttgtgagagggagggatgggaggtgagggaggggttggtggggagggttgcGAGGGAGAGCGGGAGGAATTTGAGGAgggcgttgttgatgttggagggggtttatGCGCAGAA TGAGAAAGTGACGGACGACACACCGATCCCGCCCCCGGATTGGGAGGGACTGATTGAGCAGATTGCGCAGGAGATCATGGCTGAGCATACCTCCGCGAGGATCCTGCAGGTGAGGAGCAAGCTTTATGACTTGCTGACGCACTGCATCCCGCCGACGACCATCTTGAAGACGTTGACGTTTAAGCTGATGCCgctgattgatgatgatttgaaGCCGGAGGTGATCAAGTGGAGTGCGTTTTATGAGCACAGGATAAAGACGGGGACAAAGGTGATTTTTCACTTGGAGGCGTTTGTGGCTAAGTTTATGAGGATATTGGAAATGTATTTGATGAGTATGGATATGTAA
- the ERD2 gene encoding endoplasmic reticulum retention protein (COG:U; EggNog:ENOG503NUY8) encodes MSLNIFRVLGDFSHLASIFILLHKIQQLKSCSGISFKSQVLYMLVYITRYLDLPWTSSPYNFIFKVLFISSELYIIYLMARAYKPTNDPNLDTFHVEFLLGFAGLLALLFPYKYTILEVFWAFSIWLESVAILPQLFMLQRTGEAEAITAHYIAALGMYRALYIPNWIYRYFSEPTHKVDTIAVTAGILQTILYSDFFWIYYTKVMRGEKFKLPV; translated from the exons ATGTCGCTCAACATCTTTCGCGTGCTGG GGGATTTCTCCCATCTCGCCTCCATTTTCATCTTGCTGCACAAGATCCAGCAGTTGAAG AGCTGCTCGGGTATTTCTTTCAAGTCGCAGGTTCTTTACATGCTGGTTTACATTACTCGATATCTCG ACCTCCcctggacctcctccccctacaacttcatcttcaaagtcctcttcatctcctcaGAGCTCTACATAATCTACCTCATGGCCCGGGCCTACAAGCCCACCAACgaccccaacctcgacacgTTCCACGTCGagttcctcctcggcttcgcCGGCCTGCTCGCGCTCTTGTTTCCGTATAAGTACACGATCCTCGAGGTGTTTTGGGCGTTTTCCATCTGGCTCGAGTCGGTGGCGATCCTGCCGCAGCTGTTCATGCTGCAGCGGActggggaggcggaggccATTACGGCGCATTATATTGCGGCGCTGGGGATGTACAGGGCGCTGTATATCCCGAACTGGATCTATCGGTACTTTAGCGAGCCGACGCACAAGGTGGACACGATTGCGGTGACGGCGGGGATTTTGCAGACGATTTTGTATAGTGATTTCTTTTGGATTTATTATACCAAGGTtatgaggggggagaagttTAAGTTGCCTGTTTAG
- a CDS encoding hypothetical protein (EggNog:ENOG503P5I8) has translation MAKSRPPTTGSLSQYLFLALGVLSTATLAAPPALPPIPTITPPPTLLVPRQNDPQIQSLSQQLSALSQSSREISQSSQQLSITSAQLLNSVQQLSSRLTQTEQSVNALRQSVNNAEQASRSLSQQVAEVSRSADRQMSERLQRASMTMVENMSAMSVQMESSFSRRLAQASRSAVALAQGRVVQEGEDGGLETGFGVPTSTAVPEPVQGMRTEVVIGAVVGGVGVNGVECGGGCFWVEDTAATAEAGENKEKDVGKRVSDVSSVYSSDLDDDEKGLLKQQQQPSPATLARNAPDLRRMVLERSGTTISRKSVGGPKVGFAMSYYSPDSTTMPPPPKAVGTGVIKKAGEHNGNDNNSVMKVMTPTATTIVKTGGNKTRQMMKGFQLSQPPPGKLSLFPRSDGGSSGGSSPVDEEDGKGTPKRLESWLRRERGVVSPFATAAPGKK, from the exons ATGGCTAAATCACGTCCACCAACAACCGGGTCACTCTCCCAATATCTGTTTCTCGCCCTTGGGGTATTATCAACagccaccctcgccgcccctCCCGCCCTCCCGCCAATACCGACcataacccccccaccaaccctcctTGTCCCCCGCCAAAACGACCCCCAAatccaatccctctcccaacAACTCTCCGCCCTATCCCAATCCTCCCGTGAAATCTCCCAATCGTCCCAACAACTCTCCATCACGTCAGCCCAGCTGCTAAACTCAGTCCAGCAGCTCTCCTCCCGTCTCACCCAAACAGAACAGTCGGTCAATGCGCTCCGGCAGTCGGTGAACAACGCCGAGCAAGCCTCCCGCTCGTTATCACAGCAGGTAGCTGAGGTTTCGCGAAGCGCAGACCGCCAGATGAGTGAGCGGCTGCAGAGGGCGAGCATGACGATGGTGGAGAATATGAGCGCCATGTCGGTTCAGATGGAGAGCAGTTTCTCCCGGAGGCTGGCACAAGCGTCTAGGAGCGCGGTTGCTTTGGCGCAGGGACGGGTTgtgcaggagggggaggatgggggtttggagACTGGGTTTGGGGTTCCCACCTCAACAGCGGTGCCGGAACCGGTGCAAGGGATGAGAACGGAGGTTGTGATTGGGGctgtggttgggggtgttggggtcAATGGTGTTGAgtgtggtggggggtgtttttgggTTGAAGATACGGCAGCGACAGCAGAAgcaggggag aacaaggagaaggatgtggGAAAGAGGGTCAGTGATGTCAGTAGTGTCTACTCTTCTGActtggacgacgacgaaaaGGGGCTGCTtaaacagcagcagcagccgtcaCCTGCTACACTGGCCAGAAACGCGCCGGatctgaggaggatggtttTGGAAAGGTCGGGGACTACCATCTCGAGAAAGTCGGTCGGGGGTCCAAAGGTTGGGTTCGCGATGAGTTATTACTCCCCTGACTCGACGAcgatgccaccacctccaaaggCGGTCGGGACGGGGGTGATCAAGAAGGCGGGGGAGCATAATGGTAATGATAATAATTCTGTGATGAAGGTTATGACGCCTACGGCAACGACGATTGTCAAGACGGGGGGGAACAAGACGAGGCAGATGATGAAGGGGTTTCAACTGAGtcagccgccgccggggaAGCTGAGTTTGTTCCCGAGGAGTGATGGGGGGAGTAGTGGGGGGAGTAGTCCtgtggatgaagaagatgggaaggggacgccgaagaggttggagagctggttgaggagggaaaggggggttgttagTCCTTTTGCTACGGCTGCTCCGGGGAAGAAGTGA
- the MNN4 gene encoding mannosyltransferase (EggNog:ENOG503NUSZ; COG:O), with amino-acid sequence MKSSLYPPVSLPNLLLAIVLVVTSFVLLSATIHRSSYLSSVPSVEPPPERAWPMVWASYSNEPPEPKYFQEAGNTLEMSHYDIRFFQGVIPYSQHREVLQHLIRSYLSIMASLKMETWIAHGTLLGWWWNGRIMPWDYDLDVQVSLHTMEHMAKQFNQTLHEWRYTTDEGGEGVHEIKKTYLLDVNPNYSEMKRRQGMNVIDARWVDVDTGMFVDITALAERNPVLEPGIWSCKNFHQYRTHNIWPLKETRFEGVKAKVPLDHERILVAEYGEKSLVLTEWEGTPLE; translated from the exons ATGAAATCTTCTCTTTATCCTCCCGTATCTTTACCGAATCTATTGCTGGCCATTGTGCTCGTGGTAACGtccttcgtcctcctctcggCGACCATTCACCGGTCTTCCTACCTCTCCTCCGTTCCCTCTGTCGAGCCGCCCCCCGAGCGAGCATGGCCGATGGTATGGGCCTCCTACAGCAATGAACCCCCCGAACCAAAGTACTTCCAGGAAGCTGGCAACACCCTAGAAATGTCCCACTACGACATCCGCTTCTTCCAGGGCGTGATTCCGTATTCTCAACATCGTGAGGTTCTCCAGCACCTCATCCGATCATACCTCTCCATCATGGCCTCCCTCAAGATGGAGACCTGGATCGCACATGGCACATtgcttgggtggtggtggaatggCCGGATCATGCCCTGGGACTATGACCTCGACGTCCAGGTCAGCCTCCACACGATGGAGCACATGGCCAAGCAGTTCAACCAGACGCTGCATGAGTGGAGGTACACCAccgatgagggaggggagggtgtgcatgagatcaagaagacgTATCTGTTGGACGTGAACCCAAACTACTCGGAAATGAAGAGGAGACAGGGAATGAACGTGATTGATGCCAgatgggttgatgttgacacGGGCATGTTTGTGGATATCACTGCGCTGGCCGAGAGAAATCCAGTGTTGGAACCGGGGATCTGGAGCTGCAAGAACTTCCATCAGTATAGGACGCATAATATCTGGCCGCTGAAGGAAACAAGGTTTGAGGGGGTTAAGGCAAAGGTGCCTCTTGATCACGAGAGAATTTTGGTGGCGGAGTATGGGGAGAAGAGCTTAGTGTTGACCGAGTGGGAAGGG ACACCGCTGGAGTGA
- a CDS encoding hypothetical protein (COG:S; EggNog:ENOG503P944), protein MVGNKIRCENGGEWKAREKFSHSALRKYQKKLGNGIATPAQSTISCLEHSSGNKAPEMKCEGPCDRWRELDFSASPPAATKSTYWCKDCVDWAEKTEVGEALPPPGERICEEEFETLKMRVADFVLNEDYENGIPKGNDSGPATTVSINDFDDDYEEEFTLLPPGDEATTVTDSIASPEDTDVSVETPGAAATSTEPMAPAPRAPHWFLGFMNNDSPSTSSTTPTTLDTLDTLDLLDSLDTPDESISELSITAGSQTHTRTTTTAADTNASATPGQTGAVSFNAWSPEGNFERMIKEPTIATEESGWKTVTRTAKGPRMVTVRPRGKKEKDEVKVGKNGWVKVSNRRTTPQLPNYILANCVRGEEDFVGDIIPDEL, encoded by the exons ATGGTCGGCAACAAGATTCGCTGCGAGAACGGCGGCGAGTGGAAGGCCAGAGAGAAGTTTTCCCACAGTGCCCTTCGCAAGTACCAGAAGAAGTTGGGCAACGGCATTGCCACCCCTGCCCAGTCGACTATCTCGTGTCTCGAGCATAGCTCTGGCAACAAGGCGCCCGAGATGAAGTGTGAGGGACCCTGTGATCGCTGGCGTGAGCTGGACTTTTCAGCAAGTCCACCCGCCGCAACAAAGTCTACGTAT TGGTGCAAGGACTGCGTTGACTGGGCTGAGAAGACCGAGGTTGGCGAAGCGCTTCCCCCTCCCGGCGAGAGAATCTGTGAGGAAGAGTTTGAGACTCTCAAGATGAGGGTTGCCGACTTCGTGCTGAATGAGGATTACGAGAACGGCATTCCGAAGGGGAATGACTCGGGCCCGGCTACTACGGTCAGCATCAATGATTTCGACGATGACTACGAGGAAGAGTTCACTCTTCTGCCTCCCGGGGATGAGGCTACCACCGTGACCGACTCCATTGCCAGTCCAGAGGATACCGATGTGTCAGTCGAGACACCTGGCGCTGCTGCTACTTCGACTGAGCCTATGGCACCAGCTCCTCGCGCCCCCCACTGGTTTTTGGGATTTATGAACAACGACTCTCcgagcacctcctccaccacacctACCACTCTTGACACTCTCGATacccttgaccttcttgacaGTCTTGACACACCCGATGAGTCGATCTCCGAGCTTTCCATCACTGCTGGCTCCCAGACTCACACTCGGACGACCACCACGGCTGCCGACACAAATGCCTCAGCCACTCCTGGCCAGACCGGTGCAGTCTCGTTCAACGCCTGGAGCCCAGAGGGCAATTTCGAGCGCATGATCAAGGAGCCCACCATCGCGACTGAGGAGAGCGGCTGGAAGACGGTGACCCGCACGGCCAAGGGACCTCGCATGGTTACCGTTCGTCCTCGcggcaagaaggagaaggacgaggTGAAGGTCGGCAAGAACGGATGGGTCAAAGTT AGCAATCGCCGGACCACGCCACAGCTGCCTAACTATATCCTGGCGAACTGTGTtcgcggcgaggaagatttcGTGGGTGACATTATCCCCGATGAGCTTTAA
- a CDS encoding hypothetical protein (EggNog:ENOG503P0PV), producing MLPMNSSTQPSNWTGQAAGAPVTLHPPPTGTSLPPKLPHLTFENPDNSDSTEFDDSNSSEDAESDTEASPVEAIKNNMANPLRAERPRVPPLNVPQANVGFQRAQTPIESAQAKVLEDLVNKVSKLETELGKFRGTTSAPDHEDRHAGASPLTTPGIRLQPPTYPGHINRAPSPRQTAPRIVTGQTTSAFPELAPRSPSGVQFSSPVRPFSFGGHPAGPFPGVKTPVVEISAVDLKWGPLFDEKGAPTKRWEQVLKGLGQYILDEFMPQKTLVMAPQKMAAFYSQHNIECEAVSFLEIFRSRNQDVHVRLSELYDQLGFEYHLAPSAPGCRPTVPGLTLHGWTQWITLAMRAHPDEEARRFAKVITMLPINAESPLDGKLERLPKQISRHLLPEKADPASRGKFSAALRVVQEALGLLSPPPKPSLQERRPSQSRAVSPRSRYKPSSVGIPSPPSSVSGAAVDDDYRRGDRERERNYRDLPGRPYESNGSARRDPPLSRSTTGLGLPTRPPSRTGPPSTTSSRRRSSPAPYHRSSVSGASGREERGYTRSSSDATIYPHRSEQRERERERERERERDRERERERERERDRDRERDARDSKARGREREADRRDRGSRRSASVVSNTDRKGGLGRPNRRSSVIVQDERAGNLGRAPTWGDFFTGKSAMA from the exons ATGCTCCCCATGAACTCTTCTACACAGCCGAGCAACTGGACCGGACAGGCTGCCGGGGCACCAGTTACTTTGCATCCTCCACCCACGGGCACTTCTCTGCCTCCTAAGCTACCGCACTTGACCTTCGAGAACCCTGATAATAGCGACAGCACCGAATTTGACGATTCCAACAGCAGTGAAGATGCTGAATCCGACACAGAGGCAAGCCCGGtcgaggccatcaagaacaacaTGGCCAACCCTTTGAGGGCGGAAAGGCCTCGCGTCCCGCCGTTGAACGTACCGCAGGCAAATGTTGGCTTCCAGCGAGCTCAAACTCCGATCGAGTCTGCACAGGCAAAGGTGCTCGAGGACCTTGTCAACAAAGTCTCAAAACTGGAGACAGAAC TGGGTAAATTTCGAGGCACCACATCGGCCCCAGACCATGAAGACCGCCATGCCGGGGCATCACCATTGACTACACCAGGTATTCGACTCCAACCACCCACTTACCCGGGACATATCAACAGAGCGCCGTCTCCTCGGCAAACAGCTCCTCGGATAGTCACCGGTCAGACAACCTCAGCCTTCCCTGAGCTAGCACCCCGATCACCATCCGGTGTTCAGTTCAGTTCACCAGTGCGGCCCTTCTCGTTTGGCGGCCACCCGGCGGGTCCGTTTCCGGGTGTAAAGACACCCGTGGTTGAGATTTCCGCTGTTGATCTCAAATGGGGTCCGCTGTTCGACGAAAAGGGAGCGCCAACAAAAAGATGGGAGCAAGTGTTGAAAGGTCTTGGTCAATACATT CTCGATGAATTTATGCCACAAAagacgttggtgatggctCCTCAAAAGATGGCAGCTTTCTACTCCCAGCACAACATCGAGTGTGAGGCAGTTTCATTCCTCG AAATATTTCGAAGCCGGAATCAAGACGTCCATGTCAGATTGTCCGAGCTGTATGACCAGCTCGGGTTCGAATATCACTTGGCACCTTCAGCACCCGGATGTAGGCCGACGGTGCCTGGCTTGACCCTCCACGGATGGACTCAGTGGATAACGTTAGCCATGAGGGCGCATCCTGATGAAGAGGCTCGCAGGTTCGCCAAGGTGATCACGATGCTGCCCATTAATGCCGAGAGTCCACTTGACGGCAAGCTAGAAAGACTTCCGAAGCAGATATCCCGTCACCTTTTGCCGGAGAAGGCCGACCCAGCATCCCGGGGAAAGTTCAGCGCCGCCCTTCGAGTGGTACAGGAAGCTTTGGGACTGTTGTCTCCGCCGCCCAAACCGAGTCTCCAGGAACGACGGCCATCTCAATCGCGCGCTGTTAGCCCTAGGTCTCGATATAAGCCCTCATCCGTTGGCATtccgtcacctccctcctcagtCTCCGGGGCGGCCGTGGATGATGACTACCGGAGAGGTGACCGTGAGCGCGAGCGAAACTACCGCGACCTTCCAGGAAGACCATACGAGAGTAATGGCTCCGCGAGGCGAGACCCTCCATTATCGCGATCAACAACGGGACTTGGCTTGCCCACTCGCCCCCCCTCGCGGACCGGACCCCCTTCGACAACAAGTTCTCGCCGACGTAGCTCACCTGCCCCCTATCACAGAAGCTCCGTATCAGGGGCAAgtggaagagaggagaggggataCACCAGGTCGTCGTCTGATGCTACCATATATCCTCACCGGTCGGAGCAAAGAGAGCGAGAGCGTGAACGAGAAAGAGAACGCGAAAGAGAtagggagcgggagcgggagcgggagcgggagcgtGATCGtgacagagagagagatgccCGAGACTCCAAGGCCAG